Below is a window of Escherichia coli DSM 30083 = JCM 1649 = ATCC 11775 DNA.
CCAGCAGCGGTTTTAGCAACTCGAGTGCACGCTCGCGAGAGATTTGATCGGGCGCATCAAGATAATCATGAGCAACCGGAATATATGCCGCTACGCCTGGCTCGATAGCAAAAGAAAGCCCGACCAGGTTAGCAGAGATGTTATCAAGGCTGTCTGTTTCGGTATCAAATGCAAATACCGGCGCTTTTTCCAGCTTCGCAATCCACTCTTTCAGTGTTTCTTCATCAAGGATAGTGACGTAGTTGTCATAAGAAATCACCGTTGCCGTCACTTCTGGCGCTTCGTCTGCAACACTGGTTTCCTGCGGCCTGGCTGCGGGTTTCGCCCCTTTAGCCTGTAGCCATTTGCCCGCTTCGACATCAGCAGTCCAGCGTTTGAACTCATACTTTTTGAACAGCCCTAACAACTCTTCCGCCGCCGGTGGCTGCACTTCCAGTTGTTCACAGGTCAGCTCCAGTTCAACGTCGGTTTTAATCGTCGCCAGCTGGTATGAGAGATAAGCAACTTCTTTGTTTTGCTCGAGCTTCGCTGCCATTGTTTTCGCGCCACGGAAGCTCAACCCAGCAATTTTTTCTGGCTCGGCATACAGCGTATCCAGCCCGCCAAGACCTTGCAGCAATGCCTGCGCGGTTTTTTCACCGACGCCCGGTACGCCAGGAATGTTATCAGAGGAGTCACCCATCAGCGCCAAGAAATCGATGATCAGTTCTGGCGGCACGCCGTACTTATTCACCACCTCTTCCGGTCCGAGGATGGTATTCGTCATGGTGTTGATAAGCGTGATATTTGGTGTCACCAGCTGCGCCATATCTTTATCGCCAGTGCTGATCAGCACCGGACGCCCGGTTTTTTCGGCTTCGCGCGCCAGAGTACCAATAACGTCGTCCGCTTCTACGCCAGAAACCGCCAGCAGCGGCAGTCCCATCGCTTTAACCATCGCGTGCAGAGGTTCGATTTGTGCTCGCAGATCGTCCGGCATTGGCGGGCGATGTGATTTGTAATGTTCAAACAGTTCATCACGAAAGGTTTTTCCCTTGGCGTCAAAGACCACCGCTGCATGCGTCGGTTTATATTGCATGATCAGACTGCGCAGCATGTTGAGGACACCATACATCGCACCGGTCGGCTCGCCTGCGCTGTTAGTCAGCGGGGGAAACGCGTGATATGCGCGATAAAGATAAGATGAACCATCTACAAGGATAAGTGGATTTTGGGGGATCTGAACCATAATGTCCGTGCCTGTTTATCAGATTATGGGTAAAGGATGCCACAGACAGGATGAAAACATGAGTTTTTCACCGCTTTTCGTGAAAATCTTTTGTAGATCTTCTGGATCGCTCGCAAATCGTCATGTGGATAACTTTGTGCATAAATTATTTACATCGCTTTTAATTTATTATCATGCTTTTTACAGCATGGTGTTTGTCTTTGTTTTTCATGCAGTTAAAAATAAAGCCATCCCTAATAATTGAGATAATGGGATTTTTTCTAATGTGGATAGATATGAATTATTTTTCTCCTTAAGGATCATCCGTTATTTGGGTCGTTTTCTGCTAAAATCTGCGCCTTGCGCTTCTTTAGCGCACTGTCTATGGCTAACCTTTTGAATAAATTCATTATGACGAGAATACTCGCTGCGATAACCCTTTTGCTGAGTATCGTATTGACCATTTTGGTCACTATTTTTTGTTCCGTCCCGATCATCATTGCCGGGATTGTAAAACTATTGCTACCTGTGCCAGTCATTTGGCGAAAGGTTTCGCGTTTTTGTGATTTTATGATGTATTGCTGGTGTGAAGGTCTGGCGGTATTACTGCATCTGAACCCACACCTGCAATGGGAAGTTCACGGGCTGGAAGGGTTAAGTAAGAAGAACTGGTATCTGCTTATTTGTAACCACCGTAGTTGGGCAGATATTGTCGTACTGTGCGTGCTGTTTCGTAAGCACATTCCGATGAATAAATATTTCCTCAAGCAGCAGCTGGCCTGGGTGCCTTTTCTTGGCCTGGCGTGCTGGGCGCTGGATATGCCGTTTATGAAGCGTTATTCCCGCGCTTATTTATTACGTCATCCGGAGCGACGTGGTAAAGATGTTGAAACCACTCGGCGTTCTTGTGAAAAGTTTCGCCTGCACCCCACCACTATTGTCAATTTCGTTGAAGGCTCCCGTTTCACGCAAGAAAAACATCAGCAAACCCACTCCTCTTTTCAAAACTTGTTGCCACCAAAGGCGGCAGGCATTGCGATGGCGCTAAATGTACTGGGTAAACAATTCGATAAACTGCTTAATGTTACGCTGTGTTATCCGGACAATAACCGTCAGCCGTTCTTCGATATGTTAAGCGGTAAACTGACGCGAATTGTCGTACATGTGGATTTACAGCCTATTGCCGATGAGTTACATGGCGACTACATCAATGACAAAAGCTTTAAGCGCCATTTTCAGCAATGGCTGAACTCATTGTGGCAGGAAAAAGACCGGCTTCTGACATCGTTGATGTCATCACAGCGGCAGGAAAAGTAAGTTTTACTCGCCTCTGAATGAGCAGAGGCGAGTGAGTATTTTAATGAACAAAACGTCCGGCACGAGACATAAATTCTTCTTCGCTCATCTCCTGTCCGTTAAAAACAACTTTACCCGGTGTATAACGCAGTTGCAGCGAGGCGGTATTGTTGTCAATCGTGATTAACTGTAACATCAGACCTAATGTCATCATCCCACTGATTTGCTTATCAGCCCGCTTTTGCGCTTTTTCCGCATCCATCCCTTCAGATAAATTAAGCTGTTTTGCGGTTTCTGTAGCGACATTAAGCGGTAACTTCATATCAAAATTGAGCGATTTAATATCTTTGTTTGTGGATGATGAAGATTTGGCTGGGTCGGCAATACTGATATCCAGATTGGCATTTAGTTCGCCGAGTGCGTTCTTCCATCTTACTGGTTGTTTAATCGTCGGCTCACTTTTTTGTAATAACGGTAAATACTCTTTGAACAATGCAGCATTCACTTCTTGCAGAGCAACTTCATCGTTTGCTAACTCAGGGTGTGCAGCAAGCTGCTTCTGCATCGCAATGTTATACTGGATGATAAATTGGCGCACCGCTGAGGGATCAATAGATTCAGCAATCAATGACCACTCACCACTACCGAGTTGCTGATTCCCTTTTGTTAACTTATCAAGTTCGTAGGTCAGATTGACATTGATATAATCTTTGTCTTTAACGCGATCCAGCCTGGTTTTTGCAACGAAAGCATCGATTTGGGCAACGACTTCCCCCTGGTTGATAATATTAACCTGATTAAATTTCGACTCGCTTTCACCAACCGGAAATTTCTTTTCTTCTAATCGTGTCAGAGAATCAATGGTAAAACTTTTCGCCGTTACTTTGTTCATTGGTGAAAATTGCAGAACAATATCTTCGACTTTGCCTTCAATATCCAGGTTAGACAATGAACTATCATCACCATTAAAAGTAAACTGGCCTTCACCAAAAGAAAACTTTCCATACTCTGCAGGGGCAACATCTAATGTCGTGGAGAATGGGCCACCAAACGCGAATCGCAATGTCGCTTCCACGGGCGATTTATTTTTCGCGGCGATAAATAGCGGTTGTGTCAGCTCATTATTCACTAAGTTCACTTTTGCCGCTGCCAGTGCTGGGATGACATTACCATGCATTAACATTGTGATGGGCAACGGACCGTGCTCAACATCCACATCAAATACAATTTTCTGGCCTGGCTTGATATTGAGATCGGGTGCACCGTTATCAAATGTCATTTGCATTTGAAAACGGGAATTAAAAAAGCCTTTGTCAAAATTTTTATAACTTAACGTCATATCGTAGGCATGTTCACCTTTCTTTTTAGCATCGTTAAAACCTTTAATAAACTTTTCGACACCAGGCTGAATTTGCGTACCTGTGTACCATGTGCCACCACCCCAGATTACGGCTAACGCAACAATGGCACCTGTAGCTGACTTACGTATCATATAAATATTCCCTGATAAAACAGCAAAACTTTGAATATCCACTTATGCTGAAATAATGTCCAGCAGCAGGAAGCATTATCAGAATGTATTTATATTTATTAAATAATAAAAAAAGCCCGTGAATATTCACGGGCTTTATGTAATTTACATTGAATTATTTTTTCTCGGACAGATATTTCACAGTATCAGCATACTGCTGAACAAAAACATCCATATTGCTGGTATCCATACCCTGCGGATTCAGCTGATATTTACCGTTAACAAACATCGCCGGAACACCACGCAATTGCACGTCAGCTGCAGCTTTTTCCTGCTGAGCGACCAGAGATTTCACCACGAAGCTGTTCCACGCCGCGTCGTACTCTTCACCTTTAATACCTGCGTTGATAAATACATCGCGGATATCAGATGCTGAACGAATGGTCTGGGTTTTTTGTACGCCTTCAAACAGCGGAACTGTGACTTTGTCTTCCACGCCCAGCGCCATCGCCACAGCCCATGCCTGAGTCAGCTCTTTGCCCAGGTCACCCCCCATGAAGTTGACGTGGTATTTAGTCAT
It encodes the following:
- the yihG gene encoding acyltransferase — protein: MANLLNKFIMTRILAAITLLLSIVLTILVTIFCSVPIIIAGIVKLLLPVPVIWRKVSRFCDFMMYCWCEGLAVLLHLNPHLQWEVHGLEGLSKKNWYLLICNHRSWADIVVLCVLFRKHIPMNKYFLKQQLAWVPFLGLACWALDMPFMKRYSRAYLLRHPERRGKDVETTRRSCEKFRLHPTTIVNFVEGSRFTQEKHQQTHSSFQNLLPPKAAGIAMALNVLGKQFDKLLNVTLCYPDNNRQPFFDMLSGKLTRIVVHVDLQPIADELHGDYINDKSFKRHFQQWLNSLWQEKDRLLTSLMSSQRQEK
- the yihF gene encoding YdgA family protein; this encodes MIRKSATGAIVALAVIWGGGTWYTGTQIQPGVEKFIKGFNDAKKKGEHAYDMTLSYKNFDKGFFNSRFQMQMTFDNGAPDLNIKPGQKIVFDVDVEHGPLPITMLMHGNVIPALAAAKVNLVNNELTQPLFIAAKNKSPVEATLRFAFGGPFSTTLDVAPAEYGKFSFGEGQFTFNGDDSSLSNLDIEGKVEDIVLQFSPMNKVTAKSFTIDSLTRLEEKKFPVGESESKFNQVNIINQGEVVAQIDAFVAKTRLDRVKDKDYINVNLTYELDKLTKGNQQLGSGEWSLIAESIDPSAVRQFIIQYNIAMQKQLAAHPELANDEVALQEVNAALFKEYLPLLQKSEPTIKQPVRWKNALGELNANLDISIADPAKSSSSTNKDIKSLNFDMKLPLNVATETAKQLNLSEGMDAEKAQKRADKQISGMMTLGLMLQLITIDNNTASLQLRYTPGKVVFNGQEMSEEEFMSRAGRFVH
- the dsbA gene encoding thiol:disulfide interchange protein DsbA; its protein translation is MKKIWLALAGLVLAFSASAAQYEDGKQYTTLEKPVAGAPQVLEFFSFFCPHCYQFEEVLHISDNVKKKLPEGVKMTKYHVNFMGGDLGKELTQAWAVAMALGVEDKVTVPLFEGVQKTQTIRSASDIRDVFINAGIKGEEYDAAWNSFVVKSLVAQQEKAAADVQLRGVPAMFVNGKYQLNPQGMDTSNMDVFVQQYADTVKYLSEKK